The following is a genomic window from Episyrphus balteatus chromosome 1, idEpiBalt1.1, whole genome shotgun sequence.
GATGATATTTTAATAAGTCAAATGCGTCCGGGACATGAATTCGATTTGAAATTATTGGCAGTTAAAGGAATTGGTAAAGATCATGCTAAATTCTCACCAGTTGCAACTGCTTTTTATAGATTATTGCCAGAAATCAAACTTAATCGAACCATCTCAGGGAAAGAAGCATTCCTTTTACAGAAATGCTTCTCACCCGGAGTTATTGGTATCGATGATAATGATGTTGCATTCGTTAAGGATGCTAGATATGATACATGTAGTCGTAATGTTTATCGTTATCCACAATTGGCTGAGGCAGTTACAATGTCCCGCATCAGAGatcattatatttttaatgttgaGTCTGTGGGAGCGTTAAAACCTGAGGTTATCTTTATTGAAGCGGTGAaagaattgaagaaaaaatgccGAAAGTTTATTGATGAAATTGaagggaaataaaattttctacaattttgttgttttaaggaaaaaaataaaatatataaaaaaacatgtaagttctttattttctttttaatgtcGTGGGATATCTTGTAAAGATTCTCAACTGATTTGCTTAAGTTTTGTCCTAGAACcgttttcaaaatttatgattttgctTGTGAGAGATGTAGTATATGGAACGGTGATCATTTTTTCAATGACGAAAAAGAGGATActttttgtttgagtaaaaTTGATGTTGCAATTCTATGGAGTTTGGTATTaacgacataagtccaaaatcgttgttttgagataaatgcattttaattgtaatgtaatgcaatttttttttaaataataatatttacacaaaaaagataaaaaaaattaatttttaagcgtatttattatgtttttattgaGATATGTTGTTTTGACCAAACAAGAATAAGATTATTTTGAGTTGTGTCCTTAGTGCCAATATtggaagtagtttttttttaagaatttaaatttttcggacTTGCCGCTATTtacttttgattaaaatatttcccGTCATTTCCGTCATTGATCAAAAAAGCAAAGGAACTGAGttgtgctgttttgaccaaacacttatttaaaagtttaagaatttttgcttggtcaaaacagcacaagttGGAGTTATGCCATTATGATCAAACATAACTTTAGAAAAAGGAGTTAGGTGTGGTTAGGGCCATTGAATATCCTTGGAACTAGTTTACTTAGAGTTATGCTGTTAAgaccaaacaaaaatagatttttgttaaATAGTTCTGCATACTTaaatcattttcgaaaaaaaatggacttatgctgtgcTGTTAATACCATTAAAACTCCATAGAATTGATTTAGCATGTGGGTCTGCCGTCTAACTACTGACGACAAAAAACAAGCCGAATAAATACAATTTCCTCAATTCACGCCTGGTAACCATATAGATGTGACTCGTTTAACAAACAGAGTTGTTGCATATCaagagaaaatcaaaaataaaacccagTTTCTGTATGTTGTGAGTTTAAAGTTCGTTTTGAGATTCGAATAATCATCAAGAATGAAGCTTTCAatagtcatcatcatcaccaacaGACCGATAGTGTTTATGATCAAGCGAGTACGTAACTATAGGACAAGTTTAGGCTTCGTAAGAAAAATCGAATTCGAGATAATCAGACATGAAATAACGATGATAAAGAATAAGCAAAAAGTGAATCCTGTTTGTATCCCTGTGTGTCTGACTGTCTATTCCGAACTACAACCCAAACCCctaaagcgattttcttcatAGGTACTTATAAACAGATAGTTGTGAGTTtagaagattttttatttagaatttaAGTTTATTACTGGAATTTCCAATTCCGGCTAACCGATATTTGCGTCTGCTGAATTTATGGAAAAATCGGTCGTCTTTTTCGGGACATAGTTATGGGGTATAGCATAGAAAGAATGTGCAGTAATtcgtttggtttttttaatttaaatttttaatgaaaagctCGTGGCTCCACTTGGTCAAGGTTGCTCTCTCTCTCtccaaatatttgtttttattaaacattttgatCACAATGCAGGGACCTATCACGTAATACGAAGTGAGCGGCAAGTAGACGATACGGAAGtcataaaagcaagcaattatCGGTATTCGTGATTCGTAAGAAATTTGGTATAATGTATAACaatgatttaaaattcaatcttcaacaaaattttaaatgaaattgagctccaaaaaagaAGTATGAGcttaatttcatttataaagatgcatttttagagaaaatattttcaaaatcgttagagccgttttttaaaaaactaattgttaaataattttttgaaaaaaaaaattttaatttcaaaaaaactcaatgtcacgtttcaaaaaaattcaaaatttttttaaaaatccaaaaattattattttcaaaattgttttttttttatttatatttaaaataggtataaatttgtttgcataaaaaaattcgttaaaattgaACTAGTAACTTGGAAGatagtttgaaattttaaaaacgcTTCTATGGGAGTTACCGTTagtaacgatttttgaaaaaaactttttttcaaaatagactttatttaaaaactagtacttgattttttttataaaatggtatatatatatatgccATATATGTATAatggtatatgacaggtaccgctatttttggtccaaaaaaaactatttccaaaaatccctcCAACAACTGctgcataccaagtttgaagtagtAATATGTTATAGCATTTGAACcaagtaatttcaaaaataatcgttttacaaaatacaaaatacttcACAAAATTATCCGACTACCTTTGTACACAAACTTGAATGCGCTCTATAATCTGTTTCATGTGTTCCTgcctttaaaaagaaaacttttttgttcTGGCAATGCTCCAGCTGATATCTACAACtgtcaaaaatttcgttttttttcacttcacagTTTTCTCCTGTGTTTTCATAACTCAAAATagtattttcaaaactttttgcatttcttattaAATACTGGTAAGTATttctgaaataataaaataatcaaacaCATTTATTCAACTTTACACAACTTGCCTTCATCAAATcatattagtttttaagttaacctttttttaCTTATGAATACCCTAACCTTTTTTGTCTCCACCCGGCTCTgtaatagataaaaaaaataaaaatcatgtccaGGAATCTGAATCGATTGCTTGTGTCatgcaataaaaatttactaCCTAAACGAGTCAGTGTACCACCTCGTCAATTTGTACGAAATCAATCCGACGCCACCAATCCAACTAAAGGTAAAGGCCCAATATCATGGAAGAGTCTTGGTGTTCTTTCGGTATTCGGTGCTGGAGGTCTTGGATTTATGTATTATGTGAAGAATGAAAAAGAAGAGGCAATGATGAGAGAACGCAAAAGGCAATTGGGTAAAGCACAAATTGGTGGTAAATGGGATTTAATTGATTGCACAGGAAAGACCAGAAAGTCTGAAGAGTTTTTGGGCAAAtggcttttaatttattttggattCACTCATTGTCCGGATGTGTGTCCAGATGAACTCGAAAAAATGGCTTTAGTTGTTGATGAAATTGGTAAAAACAAGTTTAAGTCTAAGAGCTTAAAGCAAATGTTgtagtagaggtataaccaaaatgggAAAAGAGTAAAACTCGCTTAAGTGAAAAACCCGTTTATCTGAAACACttttttgatcccttaaatatttttttcagttgaatGGGGTTCGCTTAAGTGAAAAACCCACTTAAGTAAAAAAGGGACTTAACATTTTGCCgtttctcttaagcgggttttactgtatacAGTTGTATAGCCTTATACGTTcttataacgaattcaaaagtctggaagctttaaatcgcggctttatattGATTTCAAATGGTTACAAAACTTGAGTTTTCCAGATCATATAAATAAGCTCAGAGCCGTTTTCTTtactattgctcaacttgaagcaaaaTCGAGAGTTGttgaacttgagagttgacttcaATTCGAAAAGTTCAATAATTTTGAAGTTatgtaaaacaaaatcaaatcaaaatcaaatttcTAGGAGCCATTTTATTCGCTATTTTTCAGTTTAAATCCTAATTTTCCATAAATAATGTTTCgtatcagcattaaaaaatttttgaaacaaaaattttaagaaaaaacattacatttgataaaaaaatctcaagtttgctCTCTCAACTTCTGCTGGTTGAGAAGTTTATCAACTCGAGATTTGAGAATCGAAAGTTGAAACTGTCAACTTTtagtgaagaaaaacaaaatcacaacTGTTATTTTCCCTAAGCGTGAAGATATCAATCTTGTagatgcgatcaatagaactcataatataagctgtttaagcggctttgttttggagacttttctgttttattttgatgtttgttttctGGAATATCAAAACTCTCCAACAATAGAGCCTATAtgagctgcgttcctttgggaatattcatctactgcttagtacttaaagctgctctgaactactactttttcaatatagcaaaattggttcaaagtagttttatgtaccaagcagtagataaatgttcccaaaggaacgcaacTATGGTCAGTTAAAaaggcttatatcttgagttctatttgtCGGATCGGCGAGATTGAGCGATTCAGGCTTAGGGACAAAGagtccttatattcagaatgtgaaattgtgttaatttagcctactcccattaattggaaaactcgcttTATTTACCCCCCCGAAAAGCAtataaagctgccagactttgaATTAGTTattagaacgcataaggctataaaaatgcatactcacattttggtaaTACCTCCACtcacaaaatttgctgtgggctctcggtctattttattattaatatgaCATCATGTCTAAACCCTTGCCTCTTTTAGATAAAGCTCCTAATAGCCCTGGAATTCAACCAATTTTCATCACAGTCGATCCGGCTAGAGATTCAAAGGAAGTTGTTGAAAAATACGTTAAAGAGTTCTCACCCAAATTGCTCGGTTTAACAGGCAGcaatgaacaaataaataatgtttgtaAAGCTTTTAGGGTCTATTATAGTGCTGGACCTCGAGATCAAGATAATGATTATATTGTAAGCTTATTTAATAGACACATAACTTGAATCCAatcttatttaaatttgtttttgtttatatttcagGTGGATCACACAATTATCATGTATTTGGTTAATCCAGAGGGTGAATTTGTCGACTACTATGGCCAGTCACGTGATAAGAGTCAAGTTACAGCTTCGATTTTAGTCAATATGGCCAAGTGGGATCAGTTACAAAAGAAATCTTGGTTTAGTTAAGTAagagttttttgtatttaattttcttacccAACAAAGTCGGGGTGgtagaaatcgagaaaaaaaaattaactgtttTGTTATTTCAGTCGCTAATAAAGTTATAAATtcttaatttaaagtttaaacatAAAACTTGAGCTTTTTAAAGGTGatatcatttttaatattttcgatATAGGTTATAGGCTTCATATCGCACCTCCGGTGGTACAACGACGTAAGTGCAAAAATGTTGATTCTTCAGAAAACTcgattaaacattttgaaaacgttTGAAAACAATGTAACGGTCCAAAGACATTTCTGCCCCCTGGATACAAATAGAACATTTTCAATTGGGTCTTTGTTTCATCGGAAGGAAATACCTTTTCTTGAAACTATGGCATACTTaactcagaaaattcaaaatttgcactTACGTCGTTGTTCCACCGGGGGTGcgatataacttcaaaaacgaactaaaaaattctgattaaattttgttgtgTGTATTGCTATATATTCTATCTTCTACATTCGTCACTTATACACTCTCAATTCCCCGTGTTGAACATCGGGTGCACAGTGCCTCAACCTGAGATTGGGTGCGGCCCAGTTCGAAGTTGTTGGTGGCACCAAACCAGAGAGGAGGAGGGGGGGGGGGAGTATTCCCACTTTCGGCAGCGAAAGAATCTCCTATATGAGATCAACGGCGACGTCTACAGTTCCTGTTAGTATGAACTACTTGAACACCTTATATGGGCTACTTCGACATATTTAGAGCTAAGGTCATGAAGGAGTGGCTTGTCCGGCCTCCCGTTCTTGGAGTTATTGAAGTAGGATGTAGTTATGAAACGATCACAAGCCTCGGATACGGATGGATTTACTGATGACGAATCCTGCAAATTTCGGATCTGCGTGGAATGTTAGGTCCCTAAACAGACAGTACTATCGGAAGCTATAGACCTACATATGCAATGCAGATATAATTGCAATCCAAGGATGGCGACTTCTTCGTACATGACTCAATACAGATCATCTCTATAGATACTGTCTATCGTAAATAGGCGATGGGTATCGATTTTgttcttgaattttttcaaaatgatggAATTTCCTGGTGCATTGATAAGGACCTATCAGATTGTTGACAGCAGAGAATCTGGTAAGCAGTATTTAGGAGATTGATTCTTCTACAGTTGGCAGAGCGTCTCCTTGCATAGGTTCCATTCTGCGGGAATGATTTCTTCCGACCATATTCGGTGGATGAGTTGGTGCAAACTCCCAACCATGCCATTACTGGGCAGCAAGGCCGTTAGTTTGGGAATAATTTACTTCAGTTTGCCCAGGTCAAGGGAACGAAAATTTTCGCCTTCATCGTCCTTTGAATGGCGCAGTCTGGCTTTAGGCGGAGTTGTTTTCGTCATCGCCATTATAGATTCTCAGCATCGATTCAGACCCTACTACGATTTTTGTCTTTTCAGCCTTCAATTCTAGGTTTATaactttaagatattttttttacgttCTGGTAAAACGTCCGAACTTAATTCTAGGTATAGCATCCCTCCTTTTCTTCAAACGCTCGTTTTTTGTGTTGCCTCTTTTTCCTCGTGAGAACCCGATATTATCCGTTCTTTTTCGTTTGTACAGATCATTAGCAGTTCGGTCCTTCTCTGAAGCGCCACTTTCTATGCTTATTGTTGATTTCATCAAGATAATCCTTCCACCCTATTTTATTAGACTTGATGCTCTTCggctttaagcctagtacgcagctgaagcgaaacgaaaaaatttgaagtctccaaagtcaacagcgaacattttaacgaacaaatACAATTGGGTATTATAATAgcaaagtcaaaataataaaaacacaaatcaaaaaattcaaaaaaaaaaaaaacatcagaaaaaataagttttaaagcaaaaacaaaacaaatttaatttcgttatcgaatttttttatgaaaaatttcgtttcgcttcagctgcgtactaggctttacatTTAAAGTGCTACTAGGAAGCTGAAAAACcaccacttaaaataaaaacgaaaaattaataataagatATTCAGTATTAAAATGCATGACAAGATTTGTGTAATTATTTGAAATCTCGACAATGTTCttcttttataaatgaaaactcTTTCTCTTTAGTATTATCAAAGTCTGTTTCTCCATTTGTGATGAGATTATCTATCAACCCGCATTGTTCGTTCGTAAATAAAGATTCTGATGAATGATTGATGTCAAAGCTAATAGGATTACTGGCGTCTATAGTTCGAACAACATTTGCAATATCCGTGATactagtctaaaaaaaaaaagaatcgatTTTAGCAAAGGGTTAAAAGTAAAATAGTGGAATAAAATACCggtgtttgttttaatttgtctATCATGATGGACCAAAATTCtgattgtttcttttttatagcCAATTCTTCATTTTTTATATCCATGCATCGTATGTGCCATTCGTTACGTCGTTCGTTATCTTCATTGCGACGTTTATTCTCGTCGGCCAATAGTCTAGCCTTTTTTCGAAGCAAGTCTTTACTGGGACTGTATACAATATTGTGTCTGTTTAATTGTTGGTTTCCATTGGTATATCTTGTGTTATGGCTTTGAGTAGCTGGCCTTAGTGACGAACTATAAGGAGTTTTTAATGTCGATGTCAATTCATCATCGAATGAAACTACAGCCTCTATTCTCGGCTTCATCTCGTTATCAAAAGAGTTCGAAGACTGATTGTTTTCAAGTGGGTCATAGACTGGCATTGGAATATAGTCTTCTTCTTTGTAATTTGCTAGACCGGCAAGGTCAACATTCAAAGCAAATGCATATCTTTTTAcaacatttgaaaattcaaacGATACCGATGGCTTTCGAGGTACATCATCGTCTGTGGCTGCCAACATTGATTTTTCGAACCTCGCCAATCGATAAAGATCCTTGCGAATGTTACTGGATCTATCTCGAAGTTCTTTTTCAGTTCTTTGCTGTGTTAAATTAGATTATATTATGTTATTATTGTTGAGCGAACAAAGTAAATTAGGTGAAATCGTAGAACAAACTGAGTCAAAGAACTCATAAAAGAAGGAGAGGGATCAATTAGAGAAGAGTCAGAGGATAGATGGAAAATAGGCTTCTGGAATGTGGCGAGGCtagtaaataaagaaaaagagtTCTGGAAAGGTATACAAGAATGGGATGTTGGAGTGGAGTgatgctaaaaaagtgggtgGAGAAGAAGAAttgggaaaaatggaaaataaaactGCCAAATGGGTCTAAATGGACGagatatgggtcaaaatcatggaggtgggaaatttcgaagactgaattcttaaaaaatcaactttgttttatgagaaAAATTTCAGGTtcaaatgttcgctttagcTATAATTTGAAggttcatgaacgggcagaacacaatttaccgcaaaaccccaaaaattagtagGTAATAGAAGAACGTTCCTCGAAATGATGGTGATCTCTTCCAAAACGACTTTAGAGGTCTAGAAGTATGATCAATGTGCATGATGTATCATTATATTAAGATAGTaggtcttaaataaatcaaatattgcTTTATTTCTTGGTTCAGAGACCACGCTTTTACTTAGGCCAtaagtaatgtttttttttttgtaacttttttgataaaaaactatATTACATATTAAAAAGGATACTGattaaaaatacgaaattaGGAATGTAAGAACACATTATTTATTCACATTCAGCaaacaaaaagaagaagaagggtAAAGTAATGGGAGAAGTAATGGCGATAGAGGGCGACGAGAGTCAGGAACAGGAAGAAGGAATAATGAGCAGGAAAATAAACACAGGAAATATCGAGTGGAATATTATAGCAACGTACGTAAATGGAGACATATGTAGATATGAATTTAGAAATTCAATTAAagcaatgagaaaaaaaaaacttactacaACATTTGGCGATGCATTGaaactttttgttattgtttcccATCCCATGGAGCGACCTTTAAGTGTGACTTTACTTGATTCCATGTTGGGAACATTATCAGACATTAGTAAAGACAAAAGTAAATCCGTTTCGAGTTGACTGAAACGTTTTCCTctctttttttgttcattttgttcACATTCACGCTCGCTGCTGCTACTCTCATAGCCTTTTGCTTTGGCTTTcgacattttttattaataaactattaataaaacatataaaactaatcttaacaaaaaccatgaaagaattacgaataaataaaattttaattgattttttttttcttcactttaaagtcaaaacaattaaagcataaacaaacaaacaaacaagctGTGTATTGTAGTGTTTTGATAACTGTGAAGTGACAGTTTATTtgatgtcgaattcctttcaatgcaaaaatcgaattttcggcgatctcgaagcgaattttttctgaaaatcatgttccatagaaaaaaaattcgcctcaaacgaagcagaattcgaattttttttaatccctcttttttgagagatttacacggatttgcacacacacttggaacatttgacatttctcaaacgtcaagctgaaagattccttcgtgttgtttgtttatttgggaataccaacttcaaataaggagtaaattataatggaatatcgtgttttattgcggaaaattatgaaataaataaaaaaaaaacaatgtgcgatcaaaatataatttttcttggcatagttcttgtgaaaaagtcaaattactgtgacttttcttctcgtgattatcttcaggaaatttttttctctgtaaaaccacagcatacggccaaataattaaccttttacttcatcttcattcagatcttaataatatctgcaatttcctattgatttggattaaattaaatttatattaccgaagcaaataaacaaaattattgatcaaaggaacctttggttttattttacagaaattgttttgatttcagcttgacgttcgtgtaaaaattgttgtcaaatgacacacacacaatcgcaaaaagaattcggtttgttttcatgttcctttttaacaccaaaaattccatttttttgaggcgattctaaaaattgaaaggaattcgacatgaCATAAGATAGATTAAAAATGGAGGATGGATTTAAAATCGGATTAAAAGAGTCGCGTTCAGTTATTTAACCAAACtggatataaaaaatttctaaaaatgttaaaaaaaaaatgttggtgtgcctttttttttgaaaatattaatcaactAAATCTCGAAAAAATCATCaactagttttcaaaaaaaaaaaaaaagattaaatgcagtttttgaaaattttataaaattttgatattacagtgcaaaaaaaaattcattgaaatcggCTAAGATCGATTCGTTGTTTATGAGTGGTTTACAAGtagttcagaaaaaaatatctatattttttttaaatttaaaaactgggttttgttttgtataattACTAACAAAATTTTggtcaaaatcgttagagctgaataaaaatcaaatcctTAATGCTACctcaattaaaaattcatatttatattAACCTACAGTTTTGACatttcgaagcaatttcgaaatTGAGAGAAATGCAGAATAGGGCATTTCATTTCGATAGAATATATCGATTTTAATTCACTTCACATCGAACTGCGGAATTTAAATACAACGAAGAAAAa
Proteins encoded in this region:
- the LOC129921406 gene encoding protein SCO1 homolog, mitochondrial; the encoded protein is MSRNLNRLLVSCNKNLLPKRVSVPPRQFVRNQSDATNPTKGKGPISWKSLGVLSVFGAGGLGFMYYVKNEKEEAMMRERKRQLGKAQIGGKWDLIDCTGKTRKSEEFLGKWLLIYFGFTHCPDVCPDELEKMALVVDEIDKAPNSPGIQPIFITVDPARDSKEVVEKYVKEFSPKLLGLTGSNEQINNVCKAFRVYYSAGPRDQDNDYIVDHTIIMYLVNPEGEFVDYYGQSRDKSQVTASILVNMAKWDQLQKKSWFS
- the LOC129921407 gene encoding uncharacterized protein LOC129921407; protein product: MSKAKAKGYESSSSERECEQNEQKKRGKRFSQLETDLLLSLLMSDNVPNMESSKVTLKGRSMGWETITKSFNASPNVVQRTEKELRDRSSNIRKDLYRLARFEKSMLAATDDDVPRKPSVSFEFSNVVKRYAFALNVDLAGLANYKEEDYIPMPVYDPLENNQSSNSFDNEMKPRIEAVVSFDDELTSTLKTPYSSSLRPATQSHNTRYTNGNQQLNRHNIVYSPSKDLLRKKARLLADENKRRNEDNERRNEWHIRCMDIKNEELAIKKKQSEFWSIMIDKLKQTPTSITDIANVVRTIDASNPISFDINHSSESLFTNEQCGLIDNLITNGETDFDNTKEKEFSFIKEEHCRDFK